The DNA region AACCAAAAACCGGGCAGGACTTGCGAGTGCAGCCGGCCTTGCGCGTCCGGCTTGATTTCCGTCCACGCACCATCGTGATTTTCATAAAACTCAAGCGTGAGCCGGAGAGGGCCGATGATCCAATATTCTTTGACGCCAAATTCGGCATAAAGCATATACTTGCGGCCGCGGTCGATCTTGCGGCTGCTTTTGGAAATCACTTCGACGCAAAGATCCGGCGGCCCGTCGAAATATTTTTCACCCACAATACCCCGGCGACTCTTACGAATAAAAAAGACATCCAGCTCCGGGCCTTGATACTTCGAGAGTTTTACGGTCGCGGTAGCGCCGCCGACGATCCCAAGATCGAACTTCTCGGCGTAATAACTTATCGCGTTGGTCATCCAGGTTACGGTCAGTGTGTGCACAGGTATCGCCGGCGAGTCGCGCAAAATCTTGCCGTCCAGCAAATCGGCTTTGACATTCTCCTCGACAATGTCGTAAAACTGGTCGAACGTGATCAATCCCGCCGTGGTGCCCACTTTGTGAGTTTGCGCTTTACGCGCTTTGGTGATGGAATCGGCCATGAGAATCTCTCTTCTTTGTTTTAATGCACGCTTGATCAACTCATGAAATTTTTGCCGAGAATCTCTTCCAGCGCTTTTGCCACCGGCGGCAGGGGTTGTGCAGAGATGAACCATTTTGCTTTCAGCCAAAAATCCGCCAGAACTTTTGAATGCAAACGGCCTTGCTCATCCGGTTGGATTTCGAGCCATTCGCCGTCTTGATTTTCGTAAAACTCGATGGAAAAACGCAACGGATCAACGATCCAATATTCTTTGACACCGTATTCCGCATAGAGCACGAACTTGCGGCCGCGGTCGATTTTGCGACTGCTCTTGGAAATCACTTCGATGCAAAGATCGGGCGGGCCCTCGATATATTTTTCACCGATAATGCCCAGCCGACTCTTGCGCACGAAAAAGACATCCGGTTCCGGGCCTTGATAGTTTGAGAGCCGCACCGTTGTGGTGCCGCCGTTAATTTCGCCGAGATCGAATTTTTGCACATACAAAGTCAACAAGGTGGAAAACCACATGCACGTTTTACCATGTCTCGGCACCGCCGGGGAATCGCGAATGATTTTGCCGTCCAGCAAATCGGCTTTGACGTTTTCTTCGACGATTTCATAAAATTGGTCGAAAGTCACCAATCCGCCGGTCGTAACGATTTGACGCGATGGCGTTTTGCGAGTTTTAGTAATGGAATAGGCCATGAAAAATTGTCTTCTTTCTAACCAGTTTGAGCAACCATGATTTCCTGTAAAGTTTTCAAAATCGGCGGTAAAGGGTAATTGATGAGCCACTCCGGTTTCAGCCAGAAGCCGGATAAAACTTTTGAATGAAGACGGCCTTGTGCATCCGGCTCAATTTCCAGCCACTCGCCGTCTTGATTTTCGTAAAACTCAACGGTATTCAGCAAGGGGTCGATAATCCAGTATTCTCTGACGCCGTGTTCGGCATAGAGAACAAACTTGCGGCCGCGATCGATTTTGCGGCTGCTTTTGGAAATCACCTCAATGCAAAGATCGGGAGGGCCATCGACATATTTTTCACCAACGATTCCAAGCCGGCTTTTCCGAATGAAAAAAACATCCGGCTCGGGACCTTGATATTTCGTCAATCGGACCGTCGTCGTCGCCACAAACACTTCGCCAAGATCGCGTTGCTCGGCGAAAAGTCCAAGAACTTTGTCAAACCAGCTAACCAGACGCCCGTGCCGCGGTATCGCCGGCGAATCACGAATGATTTTGCCGTCGAGCAAATCGGCTTTGACATTTTCTTCGACGATGTCGTAGAATTGATCGAAAGTAATCAATC from candidate division KSB1 bacterium includes:
- a CDS encoding Uma2 family endonuclease is translated as MAYSITKARKAQSRKAVTTAGLITFDQFYDIVEENVKADLLDGKIIRDSPAIPRHGRLVSWFDKVLGLFAEQRDLGEVFVATTTVRLTKYQGPEPDVFFIRKSRLGIVGEKYVDGPPDLCIEVISKSSRKIDRGRKFVLYAEHGVREYWIIDPLLNTVEFYENQDGEWLEIEPDAQGRLHSKVLSGFWLKPEWLINYPLPPILKTLQEIMVAQTG
- a CDS encoding Uma2 family endonuclease — translated: MADSITKARKAQTHKVGTTAGLITFDQFYDIVEENVKADLLDGKILRDSPAIPVHTLTVTWMTNAISYYAEKFDLGIVGGATATVKLSKYQGPELDVFFIRKSRRGIVGEKYFDGPPDLCVEVISKSSRKIDRGRKYMLYAEFGVKEYWIIGPLRLTLEFYENHDGAWTEIKPDAQGRLHSQVLPGFWLKPAWFKVFPLPAVFKTVDGIISENQRSG
- a CDS encoding Uma2 family endonuclease, encoding MAYSITKTRKTPSRQIVTTGGLVTFDQFYEIVEENVKADLLDGKIIRDSPAVPRHGKTCMWFSTLLTLYVQKFDLGEINGGTTTVRLSNYQGPEPDVFFVRKSRLGIIGEKYIEGPPDLCIEVISKSSRKIDRGRKFVLYAEYGVKEYWIVDPLRFSIEFYENQDGEWLEIQPDEQGRLHSKVLADFWLKAKWFISAQPLPPVAKALEEILGKNFMS